In the genome of Nycticebus coucang isolate mNycCou1 chromosome 12, mNycCou1.pri, whole genome shotgun sequence, one region contains:
- the PAPOLB gene encoding LOW QUALITY PROTEIN: poly(A) polymerase beta (The sequence of the model RefSeq protein was modified relative to this genomic sequence to represent the inferred CDS: deleted 1 base in 1 codon) encodes MMPFPVTTQGSQQTAPPQKHYGISSPISLAAPKDTDCTLTQKLIETLKPFGVFEEEEELQRRILILEKLNNLVKEWIREISESKSLPQAVIENVGGKIFTFGSYRLGVHTKGADIDALCVAPRHIDRSDFFTSFYDKLKLQEEVKDLRAVEEAFVPVIKLCFDGIEIDILFARLALQTIPEDLDLRDDSLLKNLDIRCIRSLNGCRVTDEILHLVPNIDNFRLTLRAIKLWAKCHNIYSNILGFLGGVSWAMLVARTCQLYPNAVASTLVRKFFLVFSEWEWPNPVLLKEPEERNLNLPVWDPRVNPSDRYHLMPIITPAYPQQNSTYNVSVSTRMVMIEEFKQGLAITHEILLSKAEWSKLFEAPSFFQKYKHYIVLLASAPTEKQHLEWVGLVESKIRILVGSLEKNEFITLAHVNPQSFPAPKENPEKEEFRTMWVIGLVLKKPENSEILSIDLTYDIQSFTDTVYRQAINTKMFEMDMKIAAMHLKRKELHQLLPDHVLQKKKTHSAECVRLTALNDSRLDLSVDSDNRISVPSSTSTMKIGPLTGSSQGRSSPALTLMTASVTNIQATEISLQQVNPSESSGVASSESIPQTASQPSISPPPKPTVPRVVSSTCLVSHHPDLQETQQQTYLIL; translated from the exons ATGATGCCGTTTCCGGTGACAACCCAGGGATCACAACAGACGGCGCCTCCCCAGAAGCACTATGGCATCTCCTCCCCTATCAGTCTAGCTGCCCCCAAGGACACAGACTGCACACTTACCCAGAAATTAATCGAAACCCTGAAGCCCTTTGGGGTgtttgaagaggaagaggaactgCAGCGCAggattttaattttggaaaaattaaataatctggTAAAGGAATGGATACGAGAAATCAGTGAAAGCAAGAGTCTTCCACAAGCTGTAATTGAAAATGTTGGGGGGAAAATTTTTACATTCGGCTCTTATAGATTAGGAGTACATACAAAAGGTGCCGATATTGACGCGTTGTGTGTTGCACCAAGACATATTGATCGAAGTGACTTTTTCACCTCATTCTAtgataaattaaaactacaggAAGAAGTGAAAGATTTAAGGGCTGTTGAGGAGGCGTTTGTACCAGTTATCAAACTGTGTTTTGATGGGATAGAGATTGATATTTTGTTTGCAAGATTAGCACTGCAGACTATTCCAGAAGATTTGGACCTAAGAGATGACAGTCTGCTTAAAAATTTAGATATTAGATGTATAAGAAGCCTTAATGGTTGCCGGGTAACAGATGAAATTTTACATCTAGTGCCGAACATTGACAACTTCAGGTTAACTCTGAGAGCCATCAAATTGTGGGCCAAGTGTCATAATATCTATTCTAATATATTAGGTTTCCTTGGAGGTGTTTCCTGGGCTATGCTAGTAGCAAGAACTTGCCAGCTTTATCCAAATGCAGTAGCGTCAACTCTTGTACGTAAATTCTTCTTGGTATTTTCTGAATGGGAATGGCCAAATCCAGTGTTACTGAAAGAGCCTGAAGAAAGGAATCTTAATTTACCTGTATGGGACCCAAGAGTAAATCCCAGTGATAGGTATCATCTTATGCCTATAATTACACCAGCATACCCACAACAGAACTCCACATACAATGTGTCTGTTTCAACCAGGATGGTCATGATTGAAGAGTTTAAACAAGGGCTTGCTATCACACATGAAATTTTGCTGAGTAAGGCAGAGTGGTCCAAACTTTTTGAAGCTCCAAGTTTCTTTCAAAAGTACAAGCATTATATTGTACTTCTGGCAAGTGCACCAACAGAAAAACAACATCTAGAATGGGTAGGGTTGGTGGAGTCAAAGATCCGAATCCTGGTTGGGAGCTTAGAGAAGAATGAATTTATTACTCTGGCACATGTGAATCCTCAGTCATTTCCAGCACCCAAAGAAAATCCTGAGAAGGAAGAATTTCGTACAATGTGGGTAATTGGGTTAGTGTTAAAGAAGCCAGAAAACTCTGAAATTCTCAGTATTGATCTCACCTATGATATTCAGTCTTTCACAGATACAGTTTATAGGCAAGCAATAAATACTAAAATGTTTGAGATGGATATGAAAATTGCTGCcatgcatttaaaaagaaaggaacttCATCAATTACTACCTGATCATGtgcttcagaaaaagaaaacacattcagCAGAGTGTGTGAGATTGACAGCTTTGAATGACAGCAGGCTTGACTTGTCTGTAGACAGTGACAACAGAATTTCTGTGCCTTCATCGACTAGCACTATGAAGATTGGCCCATTGACTGGCAGCTCTCAGGGAAGAAGCAGTCCTGCACTGACTTTAATGACAGCATCTGTGACCAACATACAGGCTACTGAAATTTCCTTGCAACAAGTGAATCCCAGTGAAAGTTCTGGGGTTGCATCGAGTGAAAGCATTCCTCAAACTGCTTCACAACCTTCTATTTCACCACCACCAAAGCCCACAGTCCCCAGAGtggtttcttcaacatgtctggTAAGCCAT CACCCAGATCTTCAGGAAACACAGCAACAAACATACCTAATCCTATAA